The proteins below are encoded in one region of Ostrea edulis chromosome 3, xbOstEdul1.1, whole genome shotgun sequence:
- the LOC130053187 gene encoding uncharacterized protein LOC130053187, producing MKVISHKTWVQRFSFFSSWNSLVRAIMFLKGFIRKLHNESKPTRAETEQFIVKLVQQEVYGDEINSLQTGRSLSNKSKILPLAPVQDENGILRVGGRLKHGKAISINTQPVIIPRDHHIAILLVRHFHGKIHHQGRHMTEGALRASGYWVIGGKRLVSSIIRHCVTCRKCRGQFLFQKMSDLPEDRLSPGPPFTFVGLDTFGPWSVLQRKTRGGSAQQKRWAILFTCLVSRAVHLEVVDEMSSAAFINAYRRFVAIRGPIKLLRSDRGTNFVGAIQDLGIEAEFVEDGRIAKTLETYGTSWKFNPPHSSHFGGSWERMIGTCRRILDNMLMQDRNKLTHDSLVTLMAEVSAIVNSRPLLPISTDPENPEILSPSVLLTHKKGQNDTCPFPQFGTKDMLRSQWKLVQGLADEFWSKWTKEYISSLQVRRKWKQPEVNLNVGDIVLVREKDFHRSMWPMAIVTKLFPSDDFLVRKVEIKLYKENKICVFVRPVVDLVLLVSSDD from the coding sequence ATGAAAGTGATCAGCCACAAAACATGGGTTCAGAGATTTTCATTTTTCTCGTCATGGAACAGTTTAGTGAGAGCTATCATGTTTCTGAAAGGATTCATTAGGAAACTTCACAATGAGAGCAAACCCACACGAGCTGAAACGGAACAATTTATTGTGAAACTAGTACAACAGGAAGTTTATGGTGATGAAATCAATTCTTTGCAAACTGGACGTTCTTTGTCAAACAAATCCAAAATTCTTCCTCTTGCTCCTGTACAAGATGAAAATGGCATTCTCAGAGTTGGAGGACGATTGAAACATGGAAAGGCTATTTCCATCAACACTCAGCCTGTGATCATTCCCCGAGACCATCACATTGCTATCCTCTTAGTGCGacattttcatggtaaaattcATCACCAGGGCAGACACATGACAGAGGGAGCTCTCCGTGCATCGGGCTATTGGGTGATTGGCGGTAAGAGACTTGTGTCCTCTATTATTCGTCATTGTGTGACTTGTCGAAAGTGTCGTGGACAATTTCTATTTCAAAAGATGTCAGATCTTCCGGAGGACAGATTATCTCCTGGACCACCTTTCACCTTTGTTGGTCTTGATACATTTGGACCATGGTCAGTTCTCCAGCGTAAGACTCGAGGTGGATCAGCTCAGCAAAAGAGATGGGCAATTTTATTCACTTGCTTAGTTTCAAGAGCAGTTCACTTGGAAGTAGTAGATGAGATGAGCAGTGCAGCATTCATCAATGCCTACCGCCGTTTTGTAGCAATTCGTGGACCCATAAAACTATTGCGATCAGATAGGGGCACTAACTTTGTGGGTGCAATTCAGGACTTGGGCATTGAAGCAGAATTTGTTGAGGATGGAAGAATCGCAAAAACTCTAGAAACCTATGGAACTTCCTGGAAGTTTAATCCTCCTCATTCCTCTCACTTTGGAGGCTCATGGGAGCGTATGATAGGGACCTGTAGGAGGATTCTGGATAACATGCTCATGCAAGATAGGAATAAACTAACTCATGATTCATTAGTGACCTTGATGGCTGAAGTTTCAGCGATAGTGAATTCTCGTCCGTTGCTGCCCATTTCAACAGATCCAGAAAACCCAGAAATTCTGTCTCCCTCAGTGTTGTTGACTCACAAGAAAGGTCAAAACGATACATGCCCGTTTCCACAGTTTGGGACCAAGGATATGTTACGTAGTCAATGGAAACTGGTTCAGGGTCTAGCAGATGAATTTTGGTCGAAATGGACGAAAGAGTATATCTCATCTCTTCAAGTCAGGAGAAAGTGGAAGCAGCCAGAAGTGAACTTGAATGTCGGTGATATTGTTCTTGTAAGAGAGAAGGATTTTCATAGATCCATGTGGCCTATGGCAATAGTGACGAAACTTTTTCCAAGTGACGATTTCCTTGTCAGGAAAGTGGAAATCAAACTCTATAAGGAAAACAAGATTTGTGTGTTCGTTCGACCCGTAGTCGATCTTGTCCTGTTGGTATCTTCAGATGATTAG